The region GATGCAGCGATGGTTGGCCTGGGGATTGAAAGTGGCTGTTTCCTGCTTGCTTGGTTTGGGCGTGCTGTTCGCACAGGAAATCACCAGCTTTGAGATCATGGACAATGCGGCCATGGGTCTGACTGTAACGCCGTTCGAGAAATGGGGCATGGCGATCGGAGATTTCGACCGCAACGGCTATCCGGATATATTCTGCCTTCGCTGGAAAGCGCCGGGCTACAGCCGTATTTTTTCCAACCAGAGCGGAAAATTTACCGATGTCACCGGCGATTCGCCGCTGGAAGCCCTCGAAGCTAAAGAGACCGGCACCCGCACAACCCTTTGGGTGGACTATGACAACGACGGCGACCAGGATCTGTCCATCTCCGGCGAAAAGGGGATCTATTTGCTGCGCAACGAAAACAACCTTTTCACCGATGTCTCAGCCTCCGTGGGCTTTGTCGGTAAGATCCCTCCCGGTTTTATCACCTCTTGGGTTTACACCATCGGCGGGTGGGCCGATTATGATCTCGACGGCGATCTCGACTGTGTGGTTGCGCAGGAGAATAACAAAGACTTGTATCTGTTCCGCAATGACAATGGACACTTCACCGATGTAGCCGCTCAGGCCGGGCTTACCGCAACGGTTTTAGCAAACAGCAGCAGTTTGAGCTGGACGGATTTTGACTTGGACGGCGATCCGGATCTCTACGCTGGACTCTATTTTTTCCGCAACGATCACGGCGTATTCACCAACGTAACTGAAGCTCTGGGGTTCGCCGGCCTGAGCGACGTCAGTCAACGGGAGATGTTTGATTATGACAATGACGGCGACCTGGACTTTTTCAAAGCCGTCGGCAGCGCCACTACCGCCGGTACCAATGAAGTTTGGGAGAATCGGGATGGCGTTTTCATTAATGTCAGCGCCGATGTCGGTTTGACAGTGAGCCGGGACCGTTATCGCAGTATGACCATCGGGGATTTTGACAACGACGGCGACAAAGATATCTTTTTACAGCTGAATATCGATCCGAGTTTGGATTACCTGCTGGTAAACGATGAACTGGAATCCGGCGCCCGGGCGTTCGAAAATGTCGCCGAATTCGCCGGCATCAGCAAAACCGGCGATCGCAAGGGCTCAGCTTTTCTGGATTATGACATGGATGGCTTTCTGGACATCTATCTGCCTTCCGCTGAGCACAACCATATCCTCTACCATAATCTGGCTGATAATGGCGCCAACTGGATCGGTTTCATGCTGCAGGGCGTTGTCTCCAATCGGGATGCGGTCGGCAGTCTGGTCACCGTGTACACCGGCGCCAAAAAGCAAATCTGCTATACGGTTTGCGGCAACGGCTTTGTGCGGCAGGATAACCCCTATGTGCATTTCGGCCTGGGATTGAACACGTCTGTGGATTCGGTTGTGATCCGCTGGCCTCTGGGCCTTCGCCAAGTGATTGCCAATCCCGCTGTCAATCAGTATCATAAAATCATCGAGCCCGAGACCAGCGAAGTCGCTGATCCCAGAGCCGTAAGCCGGATGCCGCAAACCTGCCGCCTGGAGCAGAATTATCCCAATCCCTTTAATCCCGGCACACGAATGGTCTATCATCTGACCAGGAGCGTTCCGGTGCAAATCGAGATATGCGACGCCGCCGGAAGACGATTGATCACTTTGGTGAATGAGGTTCGCCCGGCCGGCCGCCATGAGCTGCGATGGGACGGCAGAGATGCGCAGGGGCGCAAGCGGGCGACCGGCGTTTACTTTTACCGGCTCACGACGCCGGATGAAGTGCAAACAAGAAAAATGATCTTGATGCAATAATGGACCATGTAGATGGAATGAAATGGCCTCACCATGAATAGTCAGTACGAGTGGAAACAGATACTAGTCAGGAGAAAACCCATGAAAGGGAAATGGTGTTCAGTGTTGTTCGTTTGCATCGGCCTCATGAGCTCGAATCCGGCCTTGTCGCAGAACGCATCGCAGACCGGCGGTTCCGATGTCACTAAAACCGGCACCACGGCCGCGGCGTTTCTCGAGATCGGCGCCGGCGCCCGGGCGCAAGCCATGGGCGGCGCCTTTACCGCTGTCGCCAATGACGCCACGGCCATGTATTGGAATCCGGCCGGCATTTCCCGGCTGGGCCAGTTGGAGGCCACCTTTAACTACACCAATTGGCTGCTTGATACCCAATACGCCTATTCCGGCATCGTAGCGCCGGTGGGCGGCAG is a window of bacterium DNA encoding:
- a CDS encoding T9SS type A sorting domain-containing protein — its product is MQRWLAWGLKVAVSCLLGLGVLFAQEITSFEIMDNAAMGLTVTPFEKWGMAIGDFDRNGYPDIFCLRWKAPGYSRIFSNQSGKFTDVTGDSPLEALEAKETGTRTTLWVDYDNDGDQDLSISGEKGIYLLRNENNLFTDVSASVGFVGKIPPGFITSWVYTIGGWADYDLDGDLDCVVAQENNKDLYLFRNDNGHFTDVAAQAGLTATVLANSSSLSWTDFDLDGDPDLYAGLYFFRNDHGVFTNVTEALGFAGLSDVSQREMFDYDNDGDLDFFKAVGSATTAGTNEVWENRDGVFINVSADVGLTVSRDRYRSMTIGDFDNDGDKDIFLQLNIDPSLDYLLVNDELESGARAFENVAEFAGISKTGDRKGSAFLDYDMDGFLDIYLPSAEHNHILYHNLADNGANWIGFMLQGVVSNRDAVGSLVTVYTGAKKQICYTVCGNGFVRQDNPYVHFGLGLNTSVDSVVIRWPLGLRQVIANPAVNQYHKIIEPETSEVADPRAVSRMPQTCRLEQNYPNPFNPGTRMVYHLTRSVPVQIEICDAAGRRLITLVNEVRPAGRHELRWDGRDAQGRKRATGVYFYRLTTPDEVQTRKMILMQ